From the genome of Neomonachus schauinslandi chromosome 1, ASM220157v2, whole genome shotgun sequence:
CAGGCCTCAGGGGCAGGCTTGGCTTCATCTCTACCCCCACAGCCTGGACTATGTGGTGCTTGGCATTAAGTAGGTGCTAAGTGGTGTCTGTTGGACTGAATTGAATTCCTCATCAGAGGTCCTTTGGGCCATTGTACAGGGGACCCAGAGACATTCAGCAGTGAGGGCAAACTTGGCCCAGTAGACCCTCAAGTGTAAAGCTGTTTTAACAGGTTCTGGAAGAGTTCCTCTCAGGATGGAAGGAACTGGCCTGAAGGTAATGAGTGCTCCATCACTGATGGTGTGCAAGCACCGGACGGGGGCTGAGGGAGTGGGGCCTGGCTAGATGAGTCCCAGACTACTTCCTTCCACTATCCTGAGGCTGGGACTCTAGGGGGCCCACTTTGTCTCAAGTGTGGCCTGTGTGTATGTAAGTGTGCATATGTAAATGTGTGTGGAGGAGGATGCAGACTAGGATCCTCTTTTCCAGTCTCTATGGCAGGGCTAGAGTGGGGTCTAGGGATGACTTGTCAAGGGTTAAGAGAGTGTTCTTTATGAAGGTACAGGGACCAAATTCCGTAGTCCTCCCCCTGTTGGCCCATCACCCATCCACCAGTCCATCTGGTGGATTCTTGGTGGTCAGTCTCTGAGTTATTCTTGGTGGCCTGTGCTCAGTAGTTCAAGGCATCTCCTTTTCTCCCCAGAGCAGGCAGGATGCATGAGTgagacagggagaggcagggaaggtcTGAGGTAAAAGAGCCTTACTGGACACCATCACCCTGCAATTCACAGATGCAAAATAAGGCCCAGATTTTGGGAGTGAGCCCTGTGCACGTACAGGTGCATGGCTTGAGTTCATTAGGCTTAGGGGAACTGAGGCCACAGGAAGGTGTGCAGGAAGCAGGCTGGAGAGACTGCTAGAAGCCAGGCTCCTGAGGACACTGCTCCAGGCCCAGGGGAGCTCACTGGGAGGAGGCAGAGCCTGTGGAGCGCTAAGGAACCCAAGGGACAACCAACAAGCAGCCTTTACCTCCAGGCACAGGCAGGCAGGACCCATTCTTTCTGGGCTCCTCAGGGCAGGCTGTCGCTGGGAGGGAGGCCGACCctctccatcctcccctcccctccccgcaggTTCCACTGCTCCTGGTGCTGGCACACCTGGCAGTCGCCCCACGTGGTCATCCTCTTCCACATGTACCTGGACCGCGCCCAGCGGGCGGGCTCGGTGCGCATGCGCGTCTTCAAGCAGCTGTGCTACGAGTGCGGCACGGCGCGGCTGGATGAGTCGAGCATGCTGGAGGAGAACATCGAGAGCCTGGTGGACAACCTCATCACCAGCCTGCGGGAGCAGTGCTACGATGAAGACGGCGGCCAGTACCGCATCCACGTGGCCAGTCGCCCGGACGGGGGTCCGCACCGCAGTGAGTTCTGCGAGGCCTGCCAGGAGGGCATCGTGCACTGGAAGCCCAGCGAGAAGCTGCTGGAGGAGGAGGCGACCACCTACACCTTCTCAGGAGCCTCCAAGCCAAGCGCCCAGGAGGGTTCGGGCTACAACTTCTTCTCCCTTCGCTGGTGGCTAATTGgggcctccctctgcctgctcattGTCTACCTGCAGTTCTCCTTCCGCGGCTCTACCTTCCTTTAGTGGAGCCGCGCAtgtggggtgggaatgggggagACCATTCTGGTTGTGATTCTTCTGCAGAGTCAACATATGCTCTGGACAGCTCTCTCTGGACCTCGGTGTATTCCTCTGCAGAATGGGAAGTTTGTTCTAGGGGATATTTCATGGTCTTTCCATTAAAATTTACAAAGAGGGTCTAAGGAAGATTTAGGCTTGGTGGGAGTACTAGTCTTCTCCCTCCACTTCCTCCGCCTCCATCTCTACCCCACCTTTCACTCCATTTCCATTTCCCACACCCCATTAGGACCCTAGTAGATCCTGTCGTGCCCTGACCTCATCTCAAGTTCGTGTTCAGCTGCCTCTGCCCTGCCACGGTTCCCCTTGGAGTAGGCAGTGATCCCACCCTATACATCAATACTCAGTGCGTCTTGATTTAGTCCCTGTCTTGGAGAGTCTGCTCCCACCATTCTGAAAGTTTCAGATTTTGACTTTGGTGCTAGAACTGCACTGTCCAATTTGGTAGTCACTAGTCATGTGTGAttatctaaatttaaattaattaaaatgaaataaaattaaaaattcagttcctcagttgcaccaGCCACGTATCAAGTTCTcagtagccatatgtggctagtggctaccatattgtgCTATGCAGATATAGAACATCATCACAGAAATTTCTACGGGACAGCACTAGTCTAGATCTTGAAATTCCCACTTAAATGTGTGTGATCTCATAAAAATCAGAGGGGGACTCAGGTTTAAAGGGGTGCATCATGGAGCCTTTTGGGGGCAGGGACAGGTAGGGATGTGGTGTGTTAGAGATACACAAATAAATCTGTAATCTCTGTGTTTCTGGCTGTCAGTGGATTGGAATTTGTGGGTCCCAGTGTTGTCTAAACTTATTTCCTGGAAGAGGACCTATTGAAATTCACTACAAGATGATGgcactctctctcaatctgtcttGCTTTCACTGTGTGTatgtgggcgggggaggggggctgtctTGGAGAATACATTCCCGTGTTTTGAAGAAATGTGTGAGCTACAGCATCACTAATTACACAATGCAGGGAGATGTTCCTCTGCCATCCTTAATGAAAATACCTTTGCAGCCAATTCTATGGATCTCCTTGTTCCTGGggatggtgagggaaggggcataTTAGGCAGATCTGGAATCTTTCAGGTGACAGTGGAGTTATGTGTCTCCATTCAGGGGAGGTGATGACCAAGGGGAAGCATGAGTAGTGGAGGCAGACAGTACTTGTCTTCTAGCAATGTTGTCCTTTTCTGAGTCCGTGAGACTACCCCATTACAAGGAATGGATTTGCTGTGCCCATTCCCTTAGGCATAGCTGTGACTTGGGCAATTTGACTCATGGTTTGGTGTGAGATGACCCTGTGTTTATTATTGTCTGGAATAGGAAACAGAAACTCTCCTATTCACACTCCTAATTCTTTCCTGACATTCACAACTTTCTACAGCCCACCCTTAGAGCATCTATCCCAAGTGGTCCCTGAGAACTGAAGATGAGGTTCAAGGCTGGTGTGTCCAACTAGCTATGTTTCCAGTGGTGGGCTGATTTGGACACTGTGTCCCACCTGCCCACTGTATGTCAGACTGGCTTTACTCTTCTCCAGCTTTAGCAGGGGTTCTGGTGGCTTGTCTGGATTCCCCCTCTGGACTTGTAGGAGCAGAGAGTCAGGTAATCTGGATGAATCTACCTCTCTTTGGTTGGGTACGCTACAGGTACAAGAAGGGCAGCAGACTGGAGCATTTGTGAACTGGGGGTACGTGAAGTTGTGTTCACCTCTGTTAGCTACAGAGAATGCTCAAATGGGTCTGTGCGGAGTGTGTGTCCCATAGGGTGCTGCTCAACTGCAGACAGGTGGTAGCTTCTGGGGGTCAGCCACTTTTCTGCCTGTCTGTCACCTGCTCTGGATGTTGCATGTTGCACCCTCTCCTGGAAGATTCTGTGACAGCACTTGTGCCTCAtcctcccccttctgtttcctccctgttgtgatgttccctctctcgcccaTCCCTTACACGCTGGGGTTCCCCTGGAGGCTCTCTGTTGTTCTTCCTGGGTAACACGTACCTGctcacatagtaggttctcatgCCTGGGGACTCCCAGTCTTTGCAGCTCTAGGAGGCCTGCTACCACACTCCAGGCCCACAGACCAATCGACCTGACCCCTGGGAGTTCCCTCAGCATGACCAAGGCTGACATCTTCACTTTACCATCCAAACTTGTTCCTCCCACTTCTCAGAAGTCTGGGAGTTATCTCCTGATCCTCCCTGACCGCCCTACCCCTCGCCGCCAAATGGATCAACATGTCTTGTTGATTGTTCTTCCCAAGTGCCTCTGGCTTggtctcctctccttccttcccacttcctACTGCCCAGACTCATCCTTTGGTGTTCCTTGACTCTGCAGCCTCCTTAATAATCATCACACCTAAAGCCTCCCCTTGTACAGCCCACCCTGCACTCTACCACTCTCTAGGGGTGACTTTCTATTAATTAGATATAGTTAGCTCACTATCCTGCTTAAACTCTTCCAGAGATCTTTCCTGCTAATGGACAAAACTTAGTCTCACTAGCCGGGCACACCTCATTTTCCAGATAATAATACTACAGAACATTTATTGAGAAGGAGCTCAATAAGCAGTTGCTATGATAATAATTTACAGTGCATGAGGTgttgtgctaagtgctttgtatGCATTGTCCCATCTAATTCTGAAAACAACCATTTGAGGCAGGCATTATTATCATCTTTAGTagggctgaggctcagagaggttaagacacTGGTTCATGCGAACCCAGTTAGGAGGTCCCAGTGCTGAGGTTGAAATCCAGGGTCTCTCTGATTTCAGAACTTCAGTTCTCAATCACTATGTTATCCTGCCACTCCCACAAAACCAGTGCTCCTCATACTGAGATGTTCACTCCCTGGGAACCCTGTCCCCATCTGCCTTTCAGGGGCCTTTTCTTCAGTATCAGCTGGAGCCTTAACTCCTGTGTGAAGCCTTCGTTCACAGCCCCAGGCAGCCTTAGCCTCTCACCGCCCTCTGCTACTGCCCTTGTCATGTTGTGTTGTCACTGCTGTTTGTGTGTCTGCTCACCACTCTCACTTGTTTTTCACCTACCTCTccccagtacctggcacaaagtaaCTGCTTAATCAGAAGGTTGATGGACTAAATTCTTGTCTTGGATGCAATATAATCTCCCACAACTTCCCTCCCACCAAGAACTATCCTGTGTATGTTTCGTGGACTATGGTGCCCCCAACCTGGGAGGGAAGGACATGCTGACTTTTGCCAGCTAATAAGTATAATTTCCCCTTACTAACAAGTCCTGAGATAGGCACTGTAATTATCCACACTTatggaggagaaactgaggcttagcaaGATGTTTAGTTTTGCAAGGCTTGAGAGCTGGTTAGTGGAAATCTGGTATAGGAGCACAGATGGCCaagaaatgaagaattaaatAAGCCTGTAAGGCTTAAAACATGACAGGTATTGAGACCCCAGCACCTCGCCCAGAGAACACAGCTACCCACTAACATCTGGATGACAGCTGGACTTCAGACCAGTAGCTGAAGAAAGAGAAGCTGGATTTCTAGAAATGTGGAAACAGAGAAGTCTGAAAAATGTACAAAACTTGTCTACTGGAATAGATGACAAGAAGTTCACGGGAACTCTTATAGACATTCAGTGTAAGATTAGCCCCATGCTCATGTACCTTTGATGCTGTTATGTGGAATGAGTATTTGTACCCCATCTCTCATGTGGCCTTTGTGACCTGGCAAGAGATGCTtcttattattagtagtatttgGTGTCTGTGTATATCCTACAACTACAACTGTATTATAGGAGTTATAAGAATACAATGCTTTATAACTCCCAAGTGCATCTTTCTGCTGATTTTACACCATTGAGTAAGCACAGATAGCTTTCATTGGTTGCTGGTTGGCAGTctgcagactccctgatgaggaGTACAGTAAGGCATGCAAAAGAATACGATGTCAAGACTCGAGATCTGGGTACCAGTCCAAGGATACAGTGAAATGAATCAATATAAACCCATTACTACCCCTGGAAAAAATGGTATGAGGTATATGCTATAGTTATACAGctatattctttccattttcatccATAAGTCAACATACATCTATTCTGTTTGATTCCTTGCCTGTCCTAAGTTCCAGGATCACAAAGATAATCAGACACAGTCCCTGAC
Proteins encoded in this window:
- the RTP2 gene encoding receptor-transporting protein 2; its protein translation is MSTSLTTCEWKKVFYEKMEVAKPADSWELIIDPNLKPNELAPGWKQYLEQHASGRFHCSWCWHTWQSPHVVILFHMYLDRAQRAGSVRMRVFKQLCYECGTARLDESSMLEENIESLVDNLITSLREQCYDEDGGQYRIHVASRPDGGPHRSEFCEACQEGIVHWKPSEKLLEEEATTYTFSGASKPSAQEGSGYNFFSLRWWLIGASLCLLIVYLQFSFRGSTFL